The Streptomyces sp. NBC_01142 genome has a window encoding:
- a CDS encoding ComEC/Rec2 family competence protein encodes MIRLRMLPGEDGDCLLLEYGNGEFIRRVLIDGGRAGTYPRITSTLAGLDGLIDVLVVTHVDQDHILGVLALLNDPQRSVQFSDVWFNGFDQLLDAEGFGAQDGELLTTALMEQEIPWNAAFDGRSIEVGRPVDWFADGSTMEVLSPDRTQLEKLAPAWMAECARHGLIPGVDPEPDVPGFERFGTVDVEELAASPFTPDTSRTNRSSIGLLFEFEGKRIVLTGDADDRRLVSSLRPRALEEGGRLHIDALKVAHHGSGHNLSNDLLDLVDCDRYLISTSGARHAHPDDIAMARILTHGGPEKEIVFNYRERAELWDVDDLKTRFGYSVTAPPEEDGFVTLDF; translated from the coding sequence ATGATTCGGCTCAGGATGCTGCCCGGCGAGGACGGCGACTGCCTGCTTCTGGAGTACGGCAACGGCGAGTTCATCAGGCGCGTTCTCATAGACGGCGGGCGGGCGGGTACCTACCCGCGGATCACATCCACGCTCGCCGGCCTCGACGGTCTGATCGATGTCCTCGTTGTCACCCACGTCGACCAGGACCACATTCTGGGCGTGCTGGCCCTGTTGAACGACCCGCAGCGGTCGGTGCAGTTCTCCGACGTGTGGTTCAACGGCTTTGACCAGCTACTCGATGCGGAGGGGTTCGGCGCACAGGACGGCGAGCTGCTCACCACCGCCCTCATGGAGCAGGAGATTCCGTGGAATGCCGCCTTCGACGGGCGAAGCATAGAAGTCGGGCGTCCGGTCGACTGGTTCGCTGACGGGTCAACGATGGAGGTGTTGTCGCCGGACCGTACGCAGCTGGAGAAGCTGGCACCGGCCTGGATGGCGGAGTGTGCCAGGCATGGCCTGATACCGGGAGTGGATCCGGAGCCCGACGTGCCTGGCTTCGAGCGGTTCGGGACGGTTGACGTCGAGGAGCTGGCCGCGTCGCCGTTCACACCGGACACCTCCAGGACGAACCGGAGCAGCATAGGGCTGCTGTTCGAGTTCGAGGGCAAGCGCATCGTCCTCACCGGTGACGCGGACGATCGCCGACTGGTTTCCTCGCTTCGGCCCCGCGCTCTCGAGGAGGGCGGCAGGCTGCACATCGACGCGCTCAAGGTCGCCCACCACGGCAGCGGGCACAACCTCTCGAACGACCTGCTCGATCTGGTCGACTGCGACCGCTATCTGATCTCCACCAGCGGTGCCCGGCACGCGCATCCGGACGACATCGCCATGGCGCGGATCCTCACGCACGGAGGCCCGGAGAAGGAGATCGTCTTCAACTACCGTGAGCGGGCGGAGTTGTGGGACGTCGACGATCTGAAGACCAGGTTCGGCTACAGCGTTACCGCGCCGCCGGAGGAGGACGGCTTCGTCACCCTGGACTTCTGA
- a CDS encoding aminotransferase class I/II-fold pyridoxal phosphate-dependent enzyme yields MDTRLTGIPDLSPPATAQCRAPYAEALKDHSGRDWLRLNVPGHAAEAESYGPLAETFGPEPLRLDFPPLLEGLDLGTATPMDEALSLAAEAWGARRTWFLTNGASQGNHIASLVAPALGHTLVVQRSVHSSVIDGLVLSGLKAAFVQPSVDAEQGIAHGVTDEDLALAIAQHPDAAAAYVVSPSYFGAVADIRSLADVAHARGIPLIVDEAWGAHFGFHPLLPANALSQGADLVTSSTHKLAGSLTQSAMLHLGHGPFADVLEPMIDRAFRLVQSTSASALLLASLDLARMTLVSGRDALGASVEAAGKVRGVIRSLGRFAVVSDDFGRFPDIVAADPLRIAIDTRAGGISGHEARRRLSRDHQIMVEVATDSAVVAVVGAGSAPDTDRFVEALHTLPSPLRGAALRGADERLRLSLPQPGPSRLTARAAFMSPTRVVPAAEAVGLVSADTLAAYPPGIPNVLPGEVITAETVRFLQLTATAPSGHVRGAVDPGVTRLRVVDPAALPSA; encoded by the coding sequence GTGGACACCAGACTCACCGGGATACCGGACCTCTCACCGCCGGCGACCGCACAGTGCCGTGCCCCCTACGCCGAGGCGCTCAAAGACCACTCGGGCCGGGACTGGCTCCGCCTCAATGTCCCAGGTCACGCGGCCGAGGCCGAGAGCTACGGCCCGCTTGCCGAGACCTTCGGGCCCGAGCCCCTCCGCCTGGACTTCCCTCCGCTGCTCGAGGGCCTCGACCTCGGTACGGCGACGCCCATGGACGAGGCGCTGTCCCTGGCCGCGGAAGCATGGGGAGCCCGGCGTACCTGGTTCCTGACCAACGGCGCTTCCCAGGGCAACCACATCGCGTCTCTCGTGGCCCCGGCCCTGGGACACACTCTCGTCGTACAGCGCAGCGTGCACTCCAGCGTGATCGACGGTCTGGTGCTGTCCGGGCTGAAGGCCGCGTTCGTCCAGCCGTCCGTCGACGCGGAGCAGGGAATCGCCCACGGGGTGACGGACGAGGATCTCGCCCTGGCCATAGCCCAGCATCCCGATGCCGCGGCCGCCTACGTCGTCTCCCCGAGCTACTTCGGCGCGGTCGCGGACATACGCTCCCTGGCCGATGTCGCCCACGCCAGGGGCATCCCGCTGATCGTGGACGAGGCCTGGGGCGCACACTTCGGCTTCCATCCGCTCCTTCCGGCCAACGCGCTCTCTCAGGGAGCGGACCTGGTGACCTCCAGTACGCACAAGCTCGCCGGCAGCCTTACCCAGTCCGCCATGCTGCATCTGGGGCACGGGCCGTTCGCCGACGTGCTCGAGCCCATGATCGACCGGGCGTTCCGCCTGGTGCAGTCGACCAGCGCGAGCGCGCTGCTGCTGGCCTCTCTGGACCTGGCCCGGATGACACTGGTCAGTGGCCGCGATGCCCTTGGAGCCTCCGTCGAGGCGGCGGGCAAGGTACGTGGAGTGATCCGCTCCCTCGGCCGGTTTGCCGTGGTCAGCGACGACTTCGGACGGTTCCCCGACATCGTGGCGGCCGATCCGCTGCGGATCGCCATCGACACCCGTGCCGGGGGAATCTCCGGGCACGAGGCCCGCCGCCGGCTGTCGCGCGACCACCAGATCATGGTCGAGGTCGCCACCGACTCGGCCGTCGTCGCGGTGGTGGGCGCCGGTTCGGCCCCCGACACGGACCGGTTCGTCGAGGCCCTGCACACCCTGCCGTCCCCTCTCCGGGGTGCCGCTCTCCGGGGTGCCGACGAGCGGCTGCGGTTGTCGCTGCCGCAGCCCGGCCCGTCGCGGCTCACCGCCCGTGCGGCCTTCATGAGCCCCACCCGTGTGGTGCCCGCGGCGGAGGCCGTCGGTCTCGTCTCCGCGGACACTCTGGCCGCGTACCCGCCGGGCATCCCCAATGTGCTGCCCGGCGAGGTCATCACGGCCGAGACGGTCCGCTTTCTGCAGCTCACCGCGACCGCGCCGAGCGGCCATGTCCGCGGCGCTGTCGACCCGGGCGTCACGAGGCTGCGCGTGGTCGACCCCGCCGCACTGCCGTCCGCCTGA
- a CDS encoding LysR family transcriptional regulator, giving the protein MLELRHFQVLKAIAQEGSLAGAARALHYAQPTITHHLTVLEAHFDAPLVQRGPRGAALTELGETLLPHAEAVLERVQLAEREVRGLAERGARTLRIGTFPTAGALLLPPAVKALHQKGVHISLAEGELPTLLRGLRSRELQAALVFSQPGDRLDLDEDFELHPLLTDPLLLVMPEDHRCSAMERVPLHELRDDDWVGAADPRDPCDRVLSWACARHGFEPVHVMRTDDYAMVQGFVAAGTGVALVPRLALGAPREDIVVRPLEGPPLAREISVAVLRSTVAPSAQDLVTALTRQAGHITRQWERRRKEAG; this is encoded by the coding sequence ATGCTCGAGCTGCGCCACTTCCAGGTACTCAAGGCCATCGCCCAAGAAGGCTCGCTCGCGGGCGCCGCCCGCGCACTGCACTACGCACAGCCCACCATCACCCACCATCTGACCGTCCTCGAAGCCCACTTCGACGCCCCGCTGGTGCAGCGCGGCCCCCGGGGCGCGGCCCTGACCGAACTCGGCGAGACTCTGCTGCCCCACGCGGAAGCGGTCCTGGAACGAGTCCAGCTCGCCGAACGGGAAGTCCGGGGTCTGGCCGAGCGCGGCGCCCGCACCCTGCGCATCGGCACCTTTCCCACCGCCGGGGCGCTGCTGCTGCCACCCGCCGTAAAAGCCTTGCACCAGAAGGGAGTTCACATCTCCCTCGCCGAGGGAGAACTGCCCACTCTGCTGCGCGGACTGCGATCCCGTGAACTGCAGGCCGCGCTCGTCTTCTCCCAGCCGGGAGACCGCCTCGATCTGGACGAGGACTTCGAACTGCATCCCCTGCTGACCGACCCGCTGCTCCTGGTCATGCCCGAGGACCACAGGTGCTCCGCGATGGAGCGGGTGCCGCTGCACGAGCTGCGCGACGACGACTGGGTCGGCGCCGCCGATCCCCGCGATCCGTGCGACCGTGTCCTGTCCTGGGCCTGCGCGCGGCACGGCTTCGAGCCGGTGCATGTGATGCGGACCGACGACTACGCCATGGTGCAGGGCTTCGTCGCGGCAGGCACCGGCGTGGCCCTGGTTCCCCGGCTCGCGCTCGGCGCCCCGCGCGAGGACATAGTCGTCAGACCCCTGGAAGGACCGCCGCTGGCCCGCGAGATCAGCGTCGCCGTCCTCCGCTCGACTGTCGCCCCCAGCGCGCAGGATCTGGTGACCGCACTGACCCGACAGGCCGGGCACATCACCAGGCAGTGGGAGCGACGCCGCAAGGAAGCCGGCTGA
- a CDS encoding SpoIIE family protein phosphatase translates to MSAVNAAEDADFRGPLDVSRAATAVLDAEGTVVGWSPAARALLGYAPQEVLGSPIGTLVVEHTAQDHSAADVGAPPSRRRVLRMRHGDGRVVRVAATVVSLSHAGADGPARLLSMADAEEMAQWEAQQSMVRGLATDSPVGLAIYDADLRVVWTNAALSKEMGPSEYVGVGPDDMVTHGEVLSAGYPATLEELMRQVLTTGEPVTEVHYRGRPPVDPEHEHVWSCSYYRLQDAARTVLGVCEETVDITERYLAQQRLDLLVRAGVRVGTTLDITRTAQELSAVTVLQFADRVTVDLLEAALEGDQPTPGTASAEHVVRVWGGPGRGVTTPGDARAGRERIDYAPDSPQARSLASGRSVQDRPGNREGPGDTGGGEGRPPLRARLAVPLRAEGATLGVVTFAWHHHPAPFDPGELAVADELVARTAVCIDNARRYTREHSAALMLQHSLLPRNLPELTALDVAYRYLPADSAAGVGGDWFDVIALSGTRVGLVVGDVVGHGLRAAATMGRLRTSVRVLAQLDLAPDELLSRLDDQVAQAAQERAEADVEGEQMPHDEALGVTCLYAVYDPVSGLCRMARAGHPPPAVVDPASGSVTFPDLPAGPPLGLGGLPFETAELRLPEGSLLALFTDGLVQGRNRDLDVALNGLRAVLAEHRRPLEELCDRAVAVLLPGPVDDDAALLLVRTRTLDRHEVAVWELAADPEMVGVARAAAAAQVGEWGLDDLVFTTELVVSELVTNAIRYASGPIHLRLIRDQALICEVSDSGHTSPHLRYAGSDDEGGRGLFLVAQMTQHWGTRYTSTGKTIWAEQTLPSRSGSPLPLTGMPG, encoded by the coding sequence ATGAGCGCGGTCAACGCAGCCGAGGATGCCGACTTCCGTGGCCCCCTCGACGTCTCGAGAGCGGCCACGGCCGTGCTGGATGCCGAGGGGACGGTCGTCGGCTGGAGTCCGGCTGCGCGGGCACTGCTGGGATATGCGCCGCAGGAAGTGCTCGGGAGCCCGATCGGCACCCTCGTGGTGGAGCACACGGCTCAGGACCACTCGGCTGCGGACGTGGGTGCGCCACCTTCTCGCCGCCGGGTGCTGCGGATGCGTCACGGGGACGGCCGTGTCGTCCGCGTGGCCGCGACCGTGGTTTCGCTGTCCCACGCGGGTGCCGACGGGCCCGCCCGGCTTCTGTCGATGGCCGACGCGGAGGAGATGGCCCAGTGGGAGGCCCAGCAGTCGATGGTCCGGGGGCTGGCCACCGACTCACCCGTCGGTCTGGCCATCTACGACGCGGACCTGCGGGTGGTGTGGACGAACGCCGCTCTGTCGAAGGAGATGGGCCCCTCGGAGTACGTCGGCGTGGGCCCGGACGACATGGTGACCCACGGTGAGGTCCTGTCCGCGGGGTATCCGGCGACATTGGAAGAGCTCATGCGGCAGGTGCTCACCACCGGTGAGCCCGTCACCGAGGTTCACTACCGTGGCCGCCCGCCCGTGGACCCGGAACACGAGCACGTCTGGTCGTGCTCCTACTACCGGCTGCAGGATGCCGCGCGCACCGTGCTGGGGGTGTGCGAGGAGACGGTGGACATCACCGAGCGCTACCTCGCGCAGCAGCGACTCGACCTTCTGGTGCGGGCGGGCGTACGCGTGGGCACGACCTTGGACATCACCCGCACGGCGCAGGAGCTGTCCGCGGTCACCGTCCTGCAGTTCGCCGACCGCGTCACGGTCGACCTGCTGGAAGCGGCACTGGAAGGCGATCAGCCCACGCCCGGTACAGCGTCCGCCGAGCACGTGGTCCGGGTATGGGGAGGGCCGGGAAGGGGGGTGACGACCCCCGGAGACGCCCGCGCCGGGCGCGAGCGGATCGACTACGCCCCGGATTCGCCCCAGGCACGCAGCCTGGCCTCGGGCCGGTCCGTACAGGACCGCCCCGGTAACCGGGAAGGTCCGGGGGACACGGGGGGCGGCGAGGGGCGACCGCCTCTGCGCGCGCGGCTGGCCGTGCCGCTGCGTGCCGAAGGCGCGACGCTGGGCGTGGTCACGTTCGCATGGCACCACCACCCCGCCCCGTTCGACCCCGGAGAGCTGGCCGTGGCCGACGAGCTCGTGGCCCGGACCGCCGTATGCATCGACAATGCCCGCCGGTACACCCGCGAACACTCCGCGGCCCTCATGCTTCAGCACAGCCTGCTGCCCCGGAATCTGCCGGAGCTGACCGCCCTCGACGTCGCGTACCGCTATCTGCCCGCGGACAGTGCGGCCGGGGTCGGCGGCGACTGGTTCGACGTCATCGCGCTGTCGGGCACGCGGGTGGGCCTGGTCGTGGGGGATGTGGTCGGTCACGGCCTGCGCGCCGCCGCCACCATGGGGCGTCTGCGTACGAGCGTACGAGTGCTCGCGCAGCTGGACCTCGCCCCCGACGAGCTCCTCTCCCGTCTGGACGACCAGGTCGCGCAGGCCGCCCAGGAGCGGGCGGAGGCCGACGTCGAGGGCGAGCAGATGCCCCACGACGAAGCGCTGGGAGTGACGTGTCTGTACGCCGTGTACGACCCGGTGTCCGGGCTGTGCAGAATGGCGCGGGCCGGCCACCCGCCTCCCGCCGTCGTCGACCCCGCCTCCGGCTCCGTCACCTTCCCCGACCTCCCCGCGGGTCCACCGCTCGGCCTGGGCGGCCTGCCCTTCGAGACCGCGGAACTCAGGCTGCCGGAAGGCAGCCTCCTCGCCCTGTTCACCGATGGTCTCGTCCAGGGACGCAACCGGGACCTCGATGTCGCGCTCAACGGGCTCCGCGCGGTTCTCGCCGAGCACCGGCGTCCGCTGGAGGAGCTGTGCGACCGGGCGGTCGCTGTGCTGCTGCCCGGTCCCGTGGACGACGACGCCGCGCTGCTTCTCGTACGTACGCGAACGCTGGACCGCCACGAGGTGGCCGTCTGGGAGCTGGCGGCCGATCCGGAGATGGTGGGCGTCGCCCGTGCCGCGGCCGCCGCTCAGGTCGGTGAATGGGGCCTGGACGACCTCGTCTTCACCACCGAACTGGTGGTGAGCGAGCTCGTCACCAATGCCATCCGGTACGCCTCCGGCCCCATCCATCTGCGGCTCATCCGGGACCAGGCCCTGATCTGCGAGGTCTCCGACAGTGGACACACCTCACCTCATCTGCGCTATGCCGGCAGTGACGACGAAGGCGGCCGCGGGCTGTTCCTCGTGGCGCAGATGACCCAGCACTGGGGGACGCGCTACACCTCCACCGGCAAGACCATCTGGGCCGAGCAGACACTGCCGTCCAGAAGTGGTTCGCCGCTCCCGTTGACCGGAATGCCCGGGTAA
- a CDS encoding SPW repeat protein, with translation MTTHPSIEQHPDLAEMRSRFERATTTPRAQAVETLALLTGLFLAASPWIVGFNGLTTLAVCNLITGVAYALCMGGFGSAYERTHAMAWAAIAIGAWTIIAPWVVSGNVNTTRSVVSNIIVGCVALLLGLAMAGLAGGRTMGTARSRKGPGPDMAPMR, from the coding sequence ATGACCACCCACCCGAGCATTGAGCAACACCCAGACCTGGCCGAGATGCGTTCCCGGTTCGAACGGGCGACCACCACTCCCCGTGCCCAGGCGGTAGAGACACTGGCCCTTCTCACGGGTCTGTTCCTGGCGGCTTCGCCGTGGATCGTCGGGTTCAACGGCCTTACCACGCTGGCCGTGTGCAACCTGATCACCGGCGTTGCCTACGCCCTGTGCATGGGAGGGTTCGGCTCGGCGTACGAGCGGACCCACGCCATGGCCTGGGCTGCCATAGCCATCGGAGCATGGACGATCATTGCTCCGTGGGTCGTGTCCGGCAATGTCAATACGACCCGCAGTGTGGTCAGCAACATCATCGTCGGCTGCGTGGCGCTGCTCCTCGGCCTGGCGATGGCCGGCTTGGCCGGCGGTCGCACCATGGGTACCGCCCGCTCCCGCAAGGGACCGGGTCCGGACATGGCTCCGATGCGCTGA
- a CDS encoding IclR family transcriptional regulator C-terminal domain-containing protein has translation MAVTTPTDLTAPAEAVGPLMRGIAVLREVSDAGGRTGIGELVRTTGLARSTVDRVTATLERMGYLRLDGNAAVLAPRLMELGNAYLAAIQLPGPLGPLAEELAEELDESVSLAVPDRDGIRFVHQSTRRRAMSLTLRIGDLLPAERTAPGPLFAADWSEQEWAQWRARRAGADQDRAIPPAVQPPEAKDCGQTFEQRTAEAREQGWAVDDQLIEPGLIALAVPVRTPDGQVVCAVSVVSHTSRHSAESLRRSLLPGVRKAVAAMERRLAQARPAQPEPGHASGLADWTNASKQELGAEFVESLARGLTVLTAFGEGRAELPLTAVADATGLARATARRALITLEHLGYVTARERTFRLTPQVLALGCPPLSRTTLSEIAAPHLAALAQRVHESASLAVLDGESIQYTARVATGRIMSVNITIGTRFPAYAASMGRVLLADLPPEERSARLARTGLRALTPRTLTRPSELAAELERVRHEGYALVDEELEEGLRSIAVPVRDLNGQAVAAVNVAMHSSRRTGEQCLTEVLPELRSAAARIEADLHVAGRFTRIQTA, from the coding sequence ATGGCCGTCACGACGCCGACCGATCTCACGGCGCCCGCCGAAGCCGTGGGCCCGCTGATGCGCGGTATTGCCGTGCTGCGTGAGGTCAGCGACGCGGGCGGCCGTACGGGCATCGGCGAACTCGTCCGTACGACCGGCCTCGCCCGCTCCACCGTCGACCGGGTCACCGCCACCCTGGAGCGTATGGGCTACCTCCGTCTGGACGGCAACGCCGCCGTGCTCGCCCCCCGTCTGATGGAACTGGGCAACGCCTATCTGGCCGCCATCCAGCTGCCCGGGCCGCTCGGCCCGCTCGCCGAAGAGCTGGCGGAGGAACTGGACGAGTCGGTGTCCCTCGCCGTGCCCGACCGCGACGGCATCCGCTTCGTCCACCAGAGCACCCGGCGACGCGCCATGTCGCTCACCCTCCGCATCGGCGACCTGCTGCCCGCCGAACGCACCGCCCCCGGACCGCTGTTCGCCGCAGACTGGTCGGAGCAGGAGTGGGCACAGTGGCGCGCGCGGCGGGCGGGCGCCGACCAGGACCGGGCCATCCCTCCCGCCGTGCAGCCCCCGGAGGCCAAGGACTGCGGACAGACCTTCGAGCAGCGTACGGCCGAGGCCCGCGAGCAGGGCTGGGCCGTGGACGACCAGCTCATCGAACCCGGCCTGATCGCCCTCGCCGTGCCGGTGCGCACCCCGGACGGACAGGTCGTCTGCGCGGTGAGCGTGGTCAGCCACACCAGCCGGCACAGCGCCGAGTCGCTGCGCCGGTCGCTGCTTCCCGGAGTGCGCAAGGCCGTGGCCGCGATGGAACGACGGCTGGCGCAGGCACGCCCGGCGCAGCCCGAGCCCGGGCACGCCTCGGGACTCGCCGACTGGACCAACGCCTCCAAGCAGGAGCTCGGTGCGGAGTTCGTGGAGTCCCTGGCACGCGGTCTGACCGTACTGACCGCCTTCGGCGAGGGCCGGGCCGAGCTCCCGCTCACCGCCGTCGCGGACGCCACCGGGCTGGCCCGCGCCACCGCCCGCCGCGCGCTCATCACCCTCGAGCACCTCGGCTATGTCACCGCACGGGAGCGGACGTTCCGCCTCACTCCGCAGGTGCTCGCACTCGGCTGTCCGCCGCTGTCCCGTACGACCCTCTCCGAGATCGCCGCACCGCATCTGGCGGCTCTCGCCCAGCGGGTGCACGAGTCGGCGTCCCTGGCCGTGCTCGACGGCGAATCCATCCAGTACACGGCACGGGTGGCCACCGGACGCATCATGAGCGTCAACATCACCATCGGCACCCGCTTCCCGGCGTACGCGGCCTCCATGGGACGTGTCCTGCTGGCGGATCTGCCGCCGGAGGAACGCTCCGCGCGGCTGGCACGCACCGGACTGCGGGCGCTGACGCCGCGCACCCTCACCCGGCCCTCCGAGCTCGCCGCGGAGCTGGAGCGCGTGCGGCACGAGGGGTACGCCCTGGTCGACGAGGAGCTGGAGGAGGGCCTGCGTTCGATCGCCGTACCGGTCCGCGATCTGAACGGGCAGGCGGTCGCGGCGGTGAATGTGGCGATGCACAGCAGCCGCCGTACCGGCGAACAGTGCCTGACCGAGGTGCTGCCCGAGCTGCGCTCCGCGGCGGCCCGGATCGAGGCGGACCTTCATGTCGCCGGACGTTTCACCCGTATCCAGACCGCCTGA
- a CDS encoding thiolase family protein has protein sequence MSDRLRDVYVVDAVRTPIGKYGGALSAVRPDDLAAGVLGALVSRTPDLDPARIDDVFLGNANGAGEDNRDVARMAVLLAGLPVTVPGTTVNRLCGSGMEAVIQAARAIAVGDASIAVAGGVESMSRAPWVVQKPERGFPAGHQQMYSTTLGWRMVNPRMPEEWTVGLGEGAELVADRYGIDRAAQDAFALASHHKAARAWQEGLYDGEVVPVDGVDLARDECIRDSTSPEALAKLKPVFRKDGTVTAGNSSPLNDGAAALLLTDEDGLRATGREPLARIGASAVTGIEPQYFGAGPVEAVHRALKKAGRDLGNLHTVELNEAFAAQALACIGQWPGLDPAVVNPRGGAISIGHPLGASGARITGAVAHQLAAAGSGTGIAALCIGVGQGLALVLER, from the coding sequence ATGTCCGACCGCCTCCGTGACGTCTATGTCGTCGACGCCGTCCGCACGCCGATCGGCAAGTACGGCGGCGCCCTCTCCGCAGTGCGCCCCGACGACCTCGCCGCCGGTGTGCTGGGCGCCCTCGTCTCCCGTACGCCCGACCTCGACCCGGCCCGTATCGACGACGTCTTCCTCGGCAATGCCAACGGGGCGGGGGAGGACAACCGCGACGTCGCCCGCATGGCCGTGCTGCTGGCCGGGCTCCCGGTCACCGTGCCCGGCACCACCGTCAACCGGCTCTGCGGCTCCGGCATGGAGGCGGTGATCCAGGCCGCACGCGCCATCGCCGTCGGCGACGCCTCGATCGCCGTTGCCGGTGGTGTCGAGTCGATGAGCCGCGCGCCCTGGGTGGTGCAGAAGCCCGAACGCGGCTTCCCCGCAGGCCATCAGCAGATGTACTCGACCACACTCGGCTGGCGGATGGTCAATCCCCGTATGCCCGAGGAGTGGACGGTCGGGCTCGGCGAAGGCGCCGAACTGGTCGCCGACCGCTACGGCATCGACCGCGCGGCCCAGGACGCCTTCGCCCTCGCCAGCCACCACAAGGCCGCGCGGGCATGGCAGGAGGGCCTCTACGACGGTGAGGTCGTCCCCGTCGACGGCGTGGACCTGGCCCGGGACGAGTGCATCCGGGACAGCACCTCGCCGGAGGCGCTGGCCAAGCTGAAGCCCGTGTTCCGTAAGGACGGCACCGTCACGGCGGGCAACTCCTCCCCGCTCAACGACGGCGCCGCGGCGCTGCTGCTGACCGACGAGGACGGTCTGCGCGCCACCGGACGCGAGCCGCTCGCCCGGATCGGCGCCTCGGCCGTCACCGGCATCGAGCCGCAGTACTTCGGCGCCGGACCCGTGGAGGCCGTCCACCGGGCGCTGAAGAAGGCCGGCCGCGACCTCGGGAACCTGCACACCGTCGAACTCAACGAGGCATTCGCCGCCCAGGCGCTTGCCTGCATCGGCCAGTGGCCCGGTCTGGACCCGGCCGTGGTCAACCCGCGCGGCGGCGCCATCTCCATCGGCCACCCGCTCGGCGCCTCGGGCGCCCGGATCACCGGCGCCGTGGCCCACCAGCTCGCCGCCGCGGGTTCCGGTACCGGAATCGCCGCGCTCTGCATCGGCGTCGGGCAGGGTCTGGCTCTCGTCCTGGAGAGGTGA
- a CDS encoding GNAT family N-acetyltransferase: MPAFEITVASADDIGLMGEWAAAEGWNPGLTDGHAFFAADPQGFLIGRLGGEPVACISVVRYGTGFGFLGFYITSPPLRGQGYGIQLWRAGMARLAGRNVALDGVVDQQANYRKSGFRSAWNNIRYEGTPSATTVPPTGVTLVDARTLPFDQLAAYDRHFFPAERDSFLAPWITAPQRTAVAALRDGELCGFAVLRACRAASRIGPLYATSPEVAAALVGALGTAAPDKAVAIDVPDSNSAAVHLVEQLGLAPSFETARMYTGRTPQINHAGLFGVTSLELG, translated from the coding sequence GTGCCAGCATTCGAGATCACCGTGGCGAGCGCCGACGACATCGGGCTGATGGGAGAGTGGGCCGCCGCCGAGGGCTGGAACCCGGGCCTCACCGACGGCCACGCGTTCTTCGCCGCGGATCCGCAGGGCTTCCTGATCGGACGGCTCGGCGGAGAGCCCGTCGCCTGCATCTCGGTCGTGCGCTACGGCACCGGCTTCGGATTCCTGGGTTTCTACATCACCAGCCCACCGCTTCGCGGCCAGGGCTACGGCATCCAGCTCTGGCGCGCCGGCATGGCACGGCTGGCCGGCCGCAATGTCGCGCTCGACGGCGTGGTGGACCAGCAGGCCAACTACCGCAAATCCGGCTTCCGGTCAGCCTGGAACAACATCCGCTACGAGGGCACGCCGTCCGCGACCACCGTGCCGCCCACGGGCGTCACCCTGGTCGACGCCCGCACCCTGCCCTTCGATCAACTCGCCGCCTACGACCGTCACTTCTTCCCGGCCGAGCGCGACAGCTTCCTGGCGCCCTGGATCACCGCACCGCAACGCACCGCCGTGGCCGCGCTCCGCGACGGTGAACTCTGCGGCTTCGCCGTCCTGCGCGCCTGCCGCGCCGCCTCCCGCATCGGACCGCTCTATGCCACCTCGCCCGAGGTGGCAGCCGCCCTGGTGGGCGCGCTGGGCACGGCCGCACCGGACAAGGCCGTGGCGATCGATGTGCCCGACAGCAACTCGGCGGCCGTACACCTCGTGGAACAGCTCGGCCTGGCACCGTCCTTCGAGACCGCGCGCATGTACACCGGCCGGACCCCGCAGATCAACCACGCGGGGCTGTTCGGCGTCACCAGCCTCGAGCTGGGCTGA
- a CDS encoding putative quinol monooxygenase produces the protein MIFIVVKFTVRSAESDSWLSCVEDFTRATRQEPGNVFFEWSRSVDNPDQFVLVEAFASGEAGEAHVNSDHFKNAMPRMAELIAETPEIINVEVAGTGWSRMTELTPQPR, from the coding sequence GTGATCTTCATCGTCGTCAAGTTCACCGTCCGCAGCGCCGAGAGCGACAGCTGGCTCTCGTGCGTGGAGGACTTCACCCGCGCCACCCGGCAGGAACCCGGCAATGTCTTCTTCGAGTGGTCCCGCAGCGTCGACAATCCCGACCAGTTCGTGCTCGTCGAGGCGTTCGCGTCCGGCGAGGCCGGTGAGGCGCATGTGAACTCCGACCACTTCAAGAACGCCATGCCGCGCATGGCGGAGCTGATCGCCGAAACGCCGGAAATCATCAACGTCGAGGTAGCGGGGACCGGTTGGTCCAGGATGACGGAGCTGACGCCGCAGCCGCGCTGA